From a region of the Armatimonas rosea genome:
- a CDS encoding sugar phosphate isomerase/epimerase family protein, with product MTAQKFAICNETFAPLGATDPWSWERTCAFLSQTGYDGVELAPFTFAPDVREISVAQRNEIKRVASDHGLEIVGAHWLLVSPPGLHLHTTDTALRQKTLDYLKALVEFAGDVGAPVLVLGSPKARTIENGDETGAWQRMCETLAGLTETLTACNAVLCPEALPRPEADFLLTQSDAWRMVEEINHPAIRMMLDVKSMCSEGPDAPAALCRQFGARTVHVHANDANRRGPGFGEIDFVPIAAALKEVHFAGYVSVEVFDYSPDPETIARESLTYLKACWERDDEGPR from the coding sequence ATGACTGCACAAAAATTTGCGATCTGCAACGAGACCTTTGCGCCGCTGGGAGCCACCGACCCCTGGAGCTGGGAGCGCACCTGCGCGTTTCTCTCTCAGACAGGCTACGACGGTGTCGAGCTGGCCCCCTTTACCTTTGCCCCCGATGTTCGTGAGATCTCCGTGGCGCAACGCAACGAGATAAAGCGTGTCGCAAGTGACCACGGCCTTGAGATCGTCGGGGCGCACTGGCTCTTGGTCTCCCCGCCGGGCCTGCACCTGCACACGACAGACACTGCGCTTCGTCAGAAGACTCTGGACTACTTAAAAGCCTTGGTCGAGTTTGCCGGCGATGTGGGCGCTCCGGTGCTCGTGCTGGGCTCGCCCAAGGCAAGGACGATCGAGAACGGCGACGAAACCGGGGCGTGGCAGCGAATGTGCGAGACACTGGCGGGGCTCACAGAGACTCTGACCGCGTGCAACGCCGTGCTCTGCCCGGAGGCGCTTCCCCGGCCCGAGGCGGACTTTCTACTCACCCAGTCCGATGCCTGGCGCATGGTCGAGGAGATAAACCATCCCGCCATTCGGATGATGCTGGATGTCAAGAGCATGTGCTCCGAGGGGCCCGATGCCCCCGCCGCGCTCTGCCGCCAGTTTGGTGCGCGCACGGTCCATGTCCACGCCAACGATGCCAACCGCCGCGGTCCCGGCTTCGGCGAGATAGACTTTGTGCCCATCGCCGCCGCGCTGAAAGAGGTCCACTTTGCAGGCTATGTCTCGGTCGAGGTCTTCGACTACAGCCCCGACCCGGAGACCATCGCGCGGGAGAGCCTCACGTACCTGAAGGCGTGCTGGGAAAGAGACGACGAAGGGCCTCGGTGA
- a CDS encoding exonuclease subunit SbcD: MPHPAEKIRLLHFADVHLGVETHGKFNPETGLNTRLEDFKNSLDQGISLALEADIDLAIFAGDAYKARDPSQTHQKLFAASLRRLTDAGVPVVMLVGNHDIPNTRGRAHALEIYDVLGGAGVQILSRPELIPIQTRRGEVLVGGMPYLPRARVLTQDETKNKTVEEIAQLIRDKYIEYIASLAHQAAEHPEHIALLTAHFTVADARVGVQGVLLNAAEPQVPVSALALPQFDYVALGHIHKRQDCNSRRQPPVVYCGSIDRLDFGEKDENKGIVLADISKQNAEFRYVDVDVRTFLEIAIDATDADEPTEKILAELAKRPLKDAVVKLSYKVPREKAPLVREEELRKALSEAHSVVAISRDLPGQTLTTRAEGLTEQLTPEQALTLYLDTRRPDLAPLREDFMAAARRLMDDLRQEALA, from the coding sequence GTGCCCCACCCCGCAGAGAAAATTCGTTTGCTTCACTTCGCCGATGTCCACCTGGGTGTCGAGACCCACGGCAAGTTCAACCCCGAGACCGGCCTCAACACGCGCCTGGAAGATTTTAAAAACTCGCTGGATCAGGGCATCTCCCTCGCGCTGGAGGCAGACATTGACCTGGCGATCTTTGCGGGCGATGCCTACAAGGCGCGCGACCCCAGCCAGACCCACCAGAAGCTCTTTGCCGCGAGCCTGCGCCGCCTGACCGATGCCGGTGTCCCCGTGGTCATGCTGGTGGGCAACCACGATATCCCCAACACCCGCGGCCGCGCCCACGCGCTCGAGATCTACGACGTTCTCGGCGGTGCAGGCGTGCAGATTCTCTCCAGACCGGAGCTGATCCCGATCCAGACACGGCGCGGTGAGGTGCTGGTCGGGGGGATGCCCTATCTTCCCCGCGCCCGCGTGCTCACCCAGGACGAGACCAAGAACAAGACGGTCGAGGAGATCGCTCAGCTCATCCGCGATAAGTACATTGAGTACATTGCGAGCCTGGCGCACCAAGCCGCCGAGCACCCCGAGCACATCGCCCTGCTCACCGCGCACTTCACGGTCGCCGATGCACGGGTCGGGGTGCAGGGGGTCTTGCTCAACGCCGCCGAGCCGCAGGTGCCCGTGAGCGCGCTCGCCCTGCCCCAGTTCGACTATGTCGCTCTCGGCCATATCCACAAGCGCCAGGACTGCAACAGCCGCCGCCAGCCGCCCGTGGTCTACTGCGGCTCGATCGACCGGCTCGATTTCGGCGAAAAAGACGAAAACAAGGGGATCGTCCTAGCCGATATCTCCAAACAAAACGCTGAGTTTCGCTATGTCGATGTCGATGTCCGCACGTTTCTGGAGATCGCGATCGACGCCACCGATGCCGACGAGCCCACGGAGAAGATTCTTGCCGAGCTGGCCAAGCGCCCGCTCAAAGACGCCGTGGTGAAGCTGAGCTACAAGGTCCCCCGGGAGAAAGCGCCGCTGGTGCGTGAGGAAGAGCTACGAAAAGCCCTCTCCGAGGCGCATAGCGTGGTCGCCATCTCCCGCGACCTCCCCGGCCAGACCCTCACCACCCGCGCCGAGGGCCTCACCGAGCAGCTCACCCCCGAGCAGGCGCTGACGCTCTACCTAGACACCCGCCGCCCCGACCTCGCCCCCCTGCGCGAGGACTTCATGGCCGCCGCCCGCCGCCTGATGGACGACCTCCGACAGGAGGCACTAGCGTGA
- a CDS encoding AAA family ATPase → MIPLKLQLENFMSYGKGVPPLPLSDMRLACLSGDNGNGKSAILDAITWVLFGETRAPREDDVIRLGAPSCSVMLDFQLGETKYRVTKRRDRKGTSPIWSLAAWQDDDTLRNISDGRETKGKLEGLLRLNYEMFLATAYLAQGRADIFARAKPTERKQIVADILDLSRYDELEKRARETQREARERRSAAESQLTLIDEELQDKDRIDAELESAEALLADAAAQLTQLQLARDSAHLAFEECQNNANLARDWDEKLRELEQDHAIALRDSEALRKRIAAAEAILTRRPEIEKQEREAAALEQRLNVLQSQVDEATALYREREQLTEQIQRARTELDRELYRVTREVQDLHEEAKELERYEAERSTTEAEIASYGDPEAKRRDAEAERAKADEAFTELKAQRNTAKAEQERLEKRLSALTGSDSSQCEFCGQPLTPKARQAAIVEAETALEANGEYQAQLGAQGRDAKRLADEWRAFSEQALTDSRTVAQLVNRNAHAQQEALRIRTRLEQLPNRERQREKLSQQLESGEFARDAQERVMALAAHLEKLERSQEELRALRQQASTYRELPHERARLTQAEGILLEEPVRLSELETRAQSLATKIEKARPRVEEMRQRAANLPLLRQSLTEAEGALRYQNDATNQAHTRIGRLKAERDRLQARLTERTKIESDRVAASRDELLYAELTAAFGKKGVQALIIENALPEIQEETNRLLGRMTSGAMRVTFETHREARTKSASPIETLDIIIEDDLGTRAYEMYSGGEAFRVNLALRVALSKMLARRAGAPLQTLILDEGFGTQDPRGREAIADALEAIAEEFELILVITHIEELKDRFPTRIEITKGPDGSRFSLN, encoded by the coding sequence ATGATCCCCCTCAAGCTCCAGCTCGAAAACTTCATGTCCTACGGCAAGGGAGTCCCGCCCTTGCCGCTCAGCGACATGCGCCTCGCTTGCCTCTCCGGCGACAATGGCAACGGCAAGAGCGCGATCCTCGATGCGATCACCTGGGTGCTCTTTGGCGAGACACGCGCCCCCCGCGAAGACGATGTGATCCGCCTCGGGGCGCCTAGCTGCAGCGTCATGCTGGACTTCCAGCTCGGGGAGACCAAGTACCGGGTCACCAAGCGCCGCGACCGCAAGGGGACATCGCCGATCTGGAGCCTGGCGGCGTGGCAGGACGACGACACGCTGCGCAATATCAGCGACGGGCGCGAGACCAAGGGCAAGCTCGAAGGGCTGCTACGGCTCAACTACGAGATGTTTCTCGCCACGGCCTACCTGGCCCAAGGCCGCGCCGATATCTTTGCCCGCGCCAAGCCCACCGAGCGCAAGCAGATTGTCGCCGATATTCTGGACCTCTCGCGCTACGACGAGCTGGAAAAGCGTGCCCGTGAGACCCAGCGCGAGGCCCGTGAGCGCCGCAGTGCCGCCGAGAGCCAGCTCACCCTGATCGACGAGGAGCTCCAGGACAAAGATCGGATCGATGCGGAGCTGGAGTCCGCCGAGGCGCTCCTCGCCGATGCCGCCGCACAGCTCACCCAGCTCCAGCTCGCCCGAGACAGCGCCCATCTCGCGTTTGAGGAGTGCCAAAACAATGCGAACCTCGCACGGGACTGGGACGAGAAGCTGCGCGAGCTGGAGCAAGACCACGCGATCGCTCTGCGGGACTCCGAGGCGCTGCGAAAGCGTATCGCCGCCGCCGAGGCCATCTTGACACGTCGGCCAGAGATCGAGAAGCAAGAGCGCGAGGCCGCCGCGCTCGAGCAGCGCCTGAACGTACTCCAGAGCCAGGTCGACGAGGCCACGGCGCTCTACCGGGAGCGCGAGCAGCTCACCGAGCAGATCCAGCGCGCCCGCACCGAGCTGGACCGCGAGCTCTACCGGGTAACCCGCGAGGTGCAGGACCTCCACGAAGAGGCCAAGGAGCTGGAGCGCTACGAGGCCGAGAGATCCACCACGGAGGCCGAGATCGCCTCCTACGGCGACCCCGAGGCCAAGCGGAGAGACGCCGAGGCGGAGCGTGCCAAGGCCGATGAAGCGTTTACGGAGCTAAAAGCACAGCGCAACACCGCCAAGGCGGAGCAAGAGCGCCTGGAGAAGCGCCTCTCCGCCCTCACCGGGTCGGATTCGTCGCAGTGTGAGTTCTGCGGCCAGCCGCTCACCCCCAAGGCACGCCAGGCCGCGATTGTCGAGGCAGAGACGGCACTGGAGGCAAACGGCGAGTACCAGGCCCAGCTCGGCGCACAGGGCCGCGATGCCAAGCGCCTCGCCGATGAGTGGCGGGCCTTCTCCGAGCAAGCCCTCACCGACTCCCGCACGGTCGCGCAGCTGGTCAACCGCAACGCCCACGCCCAGCAGGAGGCACTTCGGATTCGGACGCGCCTTGAGCAGCTCCCCAATCGTGAGCGCCAGCGGGAGAAGCTCAGCCAGCAGCTGGAGTCCGGGGAGTTCGCCCGTGATGCGCAAGAGCGGGTGATGGCGCTCGCCGCCCACCTGGAGAAGCTGGAGCGCTCCCAAGAAGAGCTTCGCGCCCTGCGCCAGCAGGCCAGCACCTACCGTGAGCTCCCCCACGAGCGCGCTCGCCTCACGCAGGCTGAGGGAATTCTGCTGGAGGAGCCAGTGCGCCTGAGTGAGCTGGAGACACGCGCCCAGAGCCTCGCGACAAAGATAGAAAAAGCCCGCCCCCGTGTCGAGGAGATGCGCCAGCGCGCCGCCAACCTCCCCCTGCTCCGCCAGAGCCTCACGGAGGCCGAGGGCGCCCTGCGCTACCAGAACGACGCTACCAACCAAGCCCACACCCGAATCGGGCGCCTGAAAGCTGAGCGGGACCGCCTTCAAGCCCGGCTCACCGAGCGCACGAAGATCGAGTCCGACCGCGTGGCGGCCTCCCGCGACGAGCTTCTCTACGCGGAGCTGACCGCAGCGTTTGGGAAAAAAGGGGTTCAGGCGCTGATTATCGAGAACGCCCTCCCGGAGATTCAAGAGGAGACCAATCGTCTGCTGGGCCGCATGACCAGCGGCGCGATGCGGGTGACCTTCGAGACCCACCGCGAGGCTCGCACCAAGTCAGCCAGCCCCATCGAGACCCTCGACATCATTATCGAGGACGATCTGGGAACCCGTGCCTACGAGATGTACTCCGGCGGCGAGGCGTTTCGGGTGAATCTGGCGCTACGGGTCGCCCTCTCCAAGATGCTCGCACGGCGCGCCGGGGCACCGCTACAAACGCTCATCCTCGACGAAGGCTTTGGCACACAAGACCCCCGCGGCCGCGAAGCAATCGCCGATGCGCTTGAGGCAATCGCGGAGGAGTTTGAGCTGATCCTGGTAATCACCCATATCGAGGAGCTCAAGGACCGCTTCCCCACCCGGATCGAGATCACCAAAGGCCCCGATGGCTCACGCTTCTCGCTGAACTAG
- a CDS encoding TM2 domain-containing protein translates to MGGGYGQAQQQRPQAYTPPSQSYNAGTLTAANKLPAGICGIILNCLGVHKFILGYTTEGLIMLFGSLLTCGAALPIFAIIGFIEGIIYLTKSDEEFIETYVKRKKGWF, encoded by the coding sequence CTGGGAGGTGGCTATGGTCAGGCGCAGCAGCAGCGTCCCCAGGCCTACACCCCTCCCAGCCAGAGCTACAATGCCGGCACACTCACGGCGGCGAATAAGCTCCCCGCCGGCATCTGTGGGATTATCTTAAACTGCCTGGGGGTCCACAAGTTCATCCTCGGCTACACCACCGAGGGGCTCATCATGCTCTTCGGCTCGCTCCTCACCTGTGGGGCGGCCCTGCCCATTTTTGCCATTATTGGGTTTATCGAAGGCATTATCTACTTGACAAAGTCCGATGAAGAGTTTATCGAGACCTATGTCAAGCGGAAAAAGGGCTGGTTCTAG